The Chryseobacterium sp. 52 genome includes a region encoding these proteins:
- the ppk1 gene encoding polyphosphate kinase 1, with the protein MSVHFNPRDITWLAFNERVLQEAMDENVPLHLRIRFLGIFSNNLDEFFRVRVAGLKRAMDFKEKVIAESFYQPPSKILQRINEIVIRQQQNFDKTWKHIQVEMAGLKVSIKNAKNLTANQKEFVRQYFDEVVESNVIPILLHENTPMPYMRDKSLYLGVAMRKKDWQYSSNYAIIEIPSRFVGRFVLLPTEDPEEKNVMLLEDVITFNLPHIFSYFGYDEFSANAFKVTKDAELDLDNDIRTNFAEKIEKGLKNRRKGKPTRFVFDKDMDKALLELLIRKLNLTKKDSIIPGGKIHNFKHFMDFPDVFEKFTRPVERSSFTHQAFENGERVTDVILKKDVLLSFPYHKYNPVIDLLREAAMDPDVKSIQITAYRLASSSKISNALIYAARNGKEVTVMLELQARFDEESNLNWKEMLEPEGITVLVGIPNKKVHAKLCVIKKRAHNKTIQYGFVSTGNFNEKTARIYGDHLLMTADRGIMADINKVFNVLKKPKDDFLPVLKTCKNLLICPQFMREKIAHHIDKEIEEAKAGRRAEIIVKVNSMSDRALIEKLYEAAKAGVVTKTIVRGIYCPVNQGDFKEKIKGISIVDEYLEHARVMYFYNKGLEDLYISSADWMTRNLDYRIEAAAKITDKELKKELKDILDIQLRDNVKARILDKKLSNEYVRNDKKECRSQIETYKYLKAKTSKK; encoded by the coding sequence ATGTCAGTACACTTTAATCCACGAGATATTACATGGCTTGCCTTCAATGAAAGGGTTTTACAGGAAGCTATGGACGAAAATGTCCCTTTACATTTAAGAATACGTTTCCTTGGAATCTTCTCCAACAATTTAGATGAATTCTTCAGAGTGCGTGTAGCCGGATTAAAGCGTGCAATGGATTTTAAAGAGAAAGTAATCGCCGAATCTTTTTATCAGCCGCCTTCCAAGATCCTTCAGCGGATCAATGAAATTGTGATCAGACAGCAGCAGAATTTTGATAAGACCTGGAAACACATTCAGGTTGAAATGGCTGGCCTTAAAGTGTCTATTAAAAACGCTAAAAACCTAACGGCCAATCAGAAGGAATTTGTAAGACAATATTTCGATGAAGTAGTAGAATCTAATGTGATTCCCATCCTTCTTCATGAAAATACTCCAATGCCCTATATGAGAGATAAAAGTCTCTATCTGGGTGTTGCTATGAGAAAAAAAGACTGGCAGTATTCCAGCAATTATGCGATTATTGAAATTCCTTCCCGTTTTGTGGGGAGATTTGTCCTGCTGCCAACGGAAGATCCTGAAGAAAAAAATGTCATGCTGCTTGAAGATGTCATTACATTCAACCTTCCCCATATTTTCTCTTATTTCGGATATGACGAATTTTCCGCCAATGCTTTTAAAGTAACAAAGGATGCTGAGCTGGATCTCGATAATGACATCCGTACCAACTTCGCAGAGAAAATAGAGAAAGGCCTTAAAAACAGGAGAAAAGGAAAACCTACCCGTTTTGTTTTTGATAAGGATATGGACAAAGCACTACTGGAGCTTTTGATCCGGAAATTAAATTTAACAAAAAAAGACAGCATTATTCCGGGAGGCAAAATTCATAATTTCAAACATTTTATGGATTTCCCTGATGTTTTTGAAAAATTTACAAGACCTGTGGAGAGATCTTCTTTCACTCATCAGGCTTTTGAAAACGGCGAAAGGGTGACAGATGTTATTTTAAAGAAAGACGTTCTTCTCTCTTTTCCTTACCATAAATACAATCCTGTAATCGACCTTCTGCGTGAAGCGGCCATGGATCCTGATGTAAAATCTATACAGATCACCGCTTACCGTCTTGCCAGCAGTTCAAAAATCAGCAATGCTCTGATCTATGCTGCCAGAAACGGCAAAGAAGTAACCGTCATGTTGGAACTTCAGGCAAGATTCGATGAAGAATCCAACCTTAACTGGAAGGAAATGCTGGAACCTGAAGGAATCACTGTTCTTGTAGGAATCCCCAATAAAAAAGTACACGCCAAACTATGTGTGATCAAAAAAAGAGCTCACAATAAGACCATCCAGTACGGTTTTGTAAGTACCGGAAATTTCAACGAAAAAACAGCCAGGATCTACGGTGATCATTTATTAATGACGGCAGACCGTGGTATCATGGCAGATATCAATAAAGTATTTAATGTACTGAAGAAGCCAAAAGATGATTTTCTTCCGGTTTTGAAGACCTGCAAAAATTTATTGATCTGTCCGCAGTTTATGCGTGAAAAGATTGCTCATCATATCGACAAGGAGATAGAAGAAGCCAAAGCAGGAAGAAGAGCTGAAATCATTGTCAAAGTTAACTCCATGAGTGACAGAGCGCTGATTGAAAAGCTCTACGAAGCTGCAAAAGCAGGAGTTGTTACAAAAACGATTGTAAGAGGAATCTACTGCCCGGTTAATCAGGGAGATTTTAAAGAAAAAATAAAGGGAATAAGCATTGTAGACGAATACCTTGAACATGCAAGGGTCATGTACTTCTACAACAAAGGTTTAGAAGACTTATATATTTCATCAGCGGACTGGATGACCCGAAATCTAGACTATAGAATTGAGGCTGCCGCAAAGATCACAGACAAGGAACTTAAGAAGGAATTGAAAGATATTCTCGACATTCAGTTGAGAGATAACGTAAAAGCTCGTATTTTAGACAAAAAATTGAGCAATGAGTATGTCAGAAATGATAAAAAGGAATGCCGTTCTCAAATAGAAACCTATAAGTATTTAAAAGCTAAAACAAGCAAAAAATGA